A stretch of the Bacteroidota bacterium genome encodes the following:
- a CDS encoding 30S ribosomal protein THX — MGKGDKKSRRGKIIIGTYGVRRPRRLKSTKAVVSAAPVVKKSKEKVKKTEEIPVMIPVTIPVTIPVAIPVAIPVATVPVEVPVVVPIPEVIAEPVAEAVVKEEIPVEKPVKKPAKKAEPAAKAAPKSPAKKTEPKPKASAKKTTPKKGKEEKKTE; from the coding sequence ATGGGCAAAGGAGACAAAAAATCACGAAGGGGAAAGATCATCATTGGCACCTATGGTGTGAGACGACCCCGCAGGCTAAAGTCGACGAAAGCCGTGGTATCAGCAGCACCAGTAGTGAAGAAATCCAAAGAAAAAGTTAAAAAAACCGAGGAGATCCCTGTAATGATCCCTGTAACGATCCCTGTAACGATCCCTGTAGCGATCCCTGTAGCGATCCCTGTAGCGACGGTTCCTGTTGAGGTTCCTGTTGTGGTTCCCATCCCTGAAGTTATAGCAGAACCTGTTGCCGAAGCTGTAGTAAAGGAAGAGATCCCGGTGGAAAAACCGGTAAAAAAGCCCGCAAAAAAGGCTGAACCTGCTGCCAAGGCAGCTCCTAAATCACCGGCCAAAAAGACAGAGCCGAAGCCAAAGGCCTCAGCTAAGAAGACCACACCGAAAAAGGGAAAAGAAGAAAAGAAAACTGAGTGA